In Bacillus toyonensis BCT-7112, a single window of DNA contains:
- a CDS encoding enoyl-CoA hydratase/isomerase family protein, translated as MTENVLFSVSENGVASITLNRPKALNSLSYDMLQPIGQKLKEWENDERIAIIVLKGAGTKGFCAGGDIKTLYEARSNEVALQHAERFFEEEYEIDTYIYQYKKPIIACLDGIVMGGGVGLTNGAKYRIVTERTKWAMPEMNIGFFPDVGAAYFLNKAPGYTGYYVALTASILKASDVLFIHAADYFMTSDSLPAFLAELDNVNWHTEDVHTHLKAVLQTFTSTPDLESKLAASLEEINTHFALETIEEIIDSLEKGDSEFALQTKQILLSKSPISLKVTLKQLLDGKGKSVEECFATDLILAKNFMRHEDFFEGVRSVVVDKDQNPNYKYKQVSDVSEDDVNRFFNLLNA; from the coding sequence ATGACTGAAAACGTTTTATTTTCTGTTAGTGAAAACGGCGTTGCATCAATTACTTTAAACCGCCCAAAAGCACTTAACTCTTTATCTTATGATATGTTACAACCAATTGGGCAAAAACTTAAAGAATGGGAGAACGATGAGCGCATTGCAATTATCGTATTAAAGGGAGCCGGAACGAAAGGTTTTTGCGCAGGCGGTGACATTAAAACTCTTTACGAAGCACGTTCAAACGAAGTTGCTTTACAGCATGCAGAACGTTTTTTTGAAGAAGAGTATGAAATTGATACATATATTTATCAATATAAAAAACCGATTATCGCTTGTTTAGATGGAATTGTAATGGGTGGTGGTGTCGGACTTACAAATGGTGCGAAGTATCGTATTGTGACGGAGCGCACAAAATGGGCGATGCCTGAGATGAACATCGGCTTCTTTCCAGACGTCGGCGCCGCATATTTCTTAAATAAAGCACCTGGATATACAGGATATTACGTTGCTTTAACAGCATCTATTTTAAAAGCTTCTGACGTATTATTTATTCATGCTGCTGATTACTTTATGACGTCTGATTCATTACCAGCTTTTCTAGCCGAACTTGACAACGTAAATTGGCATACTGAAGATGTACATACTCATTTAAAAGCAGTTCTTCAAACCTTTACATCTACTCCTGACTTAGAAAGCAAACTTGCTGCTTCATTAGAGGAAATTAATACACACTTTGCCTTAGAAACGATTGAAGAAATTATCGACTCATTAGAAAAAGGAGATAGCGAATTCGCTTTACAAACGAAACAAATATTATTATCAAAATCTCCAATTTCATTAAAAGTAACTTTAAAACAACTATTAGATGGCAAAGGAAAATCTGTTGAAGAATGTTTCGCTACAGATCTTATACTTGCTAAAAATTTCATGAGACATGAAGATTTCTTCGAGGGCGTACGCTCCGTTGTCGTTGATAAAGACCAAAATCCGAATTATAAATATAAACAGGTAAGCGATGTTTCAGAAGACGACGTAAATCGTTTCTTTAACTTACTTAATGCCTAA
- a CDS encoding DUF2584 family protein, producing the protein MKFEMHTKIVSNEKEVRLHMEENIFQLNLNGYHLFAVQEILPLYKSNEERIGSAIIQKLEWENGKTTVNYKLVSLNSVN; encoded by the coding sequence ATGAAATTTGAGATGCACACAAAAATAGTTTCAAATGAAAAAGAAGTAAGATTACATATGGAAGAAAACATATTTCAATTAAACTTGAATGGTTATCATTTATTTGCAGTTCAAGAAATATTACCTTTATATAAATCAAATGAAGAAAGAATTGGTAGTGCGATTATACAAAAGTTAGAGTGGGAGAACGGAAAAACTACAGTAAACTATAAACTCGTATCACTAAACTCAGTAAATTAA
- a CDS encoding exonuclease SbcCD subunit D, whose product MKLFHTADWHLGKLVHGVYMTEDQKIVLDQFVQAIEEEKPDAVIIAGDLYDRAIPPTEAVDLLNDVLQKIVIDLQTPVIAVAGNHDSPDRIHFGSSLMKKQGLFIVGQFQFPYEPIVLNDEYGEVHFHLVPYADPSIVRHVLKNEDVRSHDDAMRIFMNELSETMDKEARHVFVGHAFVTSAGEAEENTSDAERPLSIGGAEYVNSHYFDKFHYTALGHLHQAHFVRNETIRYSGSPLAYSISEEKHKKGYYIVELDEKGETTIEKRLLTPRRKMRTVEAKIDELLQHPVSEDYVFVKLLDENPVLQPMEKIRSVYPNAMHVERSIQRREFTESNEVTVSRHKTDDVSLLKAFYKEMKGLDLSEEKERLFVEVLQTVQEREGERG is encoded by the coding sequence ATGAAGTTATTTCATACAGCGGATTGGCATTTAGGCAAGCTTGTTCATGGCGTGTATATGACTGAAGATCAAAAGATTGTATTAGATCAGTTTGTACAAGCTATTGAAGAAGAAAAACCAGATGCCGTAATTATTGCAGGGGACTTATATGACCGAGCAATTCCACCTACGGAAGCAGTAGACTTATTAAATGATGTATTACAAAAAATAGTGATTGATTTACAAACACCAGTTATCGCAGTTGCAGGAAACCATGATAGTCCAGATCGTATACATTTCGGTAGTAGTTTAATGAAGAAACAAGGATTATTTATTGTGGGGCAATTTCAATTTCCATATGAACCCATTGTATTAAATGATGAATATGGCGAGGTTCACTTCCATCTAGTTCCCTATGCGGATCCAAGCATAGTTAGACATGTATTGAAAAACGAAGACGTCCGATCTCATGATGATGCGATGCGTATTTTTATGAATGAACTTTCTGAAACGATGGATAAAGAAGCAAGACATGTATTTGTAGGTCATGCATTTGTAACTTCTGCGGGAGAAGCGGAGGAGAATACAAGTGATGCAGAACGTCCGCTTTCAATTGGTGGTGCTGAATACGTAAATAGTCATTATTTTGATAAATTTCATTACACAGCGCTTGGACATTTACATCAAGCGCATTTCGTACGTAATGAGACAATTCGATATTCAGGTTCGCCACTTGCATATTCTATTTCTGAAGAAAAACATAAAAAAGGATATTATATCGTGGAACTGGACGAAAAGGGTGAAACAACAATTGAAAAAAGATTACTTACACCACGTCGTAAAATGCGAACAGTAGAAGCGAAAATAGATGAATTATTACAACATCCGGTAAGTGAAGATTACGTGTTTGTAAAACTATTAGATGAAAATCCTGTTTTGCAGCCAATGGAAAAAATACGCTCTGTATATCCAAATGCAATGCATGTTGAAAGGTCTATTCAAAGGCGAGAGTTCACAGAGTCAAATGAAGTAACTGTTTCAAGACATAAAACGGATGATGTATCTCTTTTAAAAGCTTTTTATAAAGAAATGAAAGGCTTAGATTTATCAGAAGAGAAAGAACGTCTATTTGTAGAAGTATTACAAACAGTGCAAGAACGGGAAGGTGAACGAGGATGA
- a CDS encoding SbcC/MukB-like Walker B domain-containing protein, producing the protein MRPIQLIMTAFGPYKQTEVINFDDLGEHRIFAISGNTGAGKTTIFDAICYVLYGEASGEERSDTSMLRSQFADDNVYTSVELTFQLKGKRYEIKRQLGHKKQGNKTITGHAVELYDVMDGEKIPAVDRFHVTDVNKKVEDLIGLSKHQFSQIVMLPQGEFRKLLTSETENKEEILRRIFKTDRYKLMRELLDQKRKQWKDVLQEKQKERELHFRNVFKLPIRDGALLETLVEQEHVNTHQVVEALEQETTAYKTEVAQLQLEQDARTKQLKEAETRFHAAKSVNEKFTDLQQKNERYNTLQENRAVIERKETSFRRAEQAKHLLPFEQWHEEAMQNEQKAESLLKQIIVKKENIITSFTLAQQKYEVEKNKELEREDAKKLVQRLEELQSIIASLAEKKLNLQNAEIQLGRLKESMQKLDQLLEEHTNQKQRMSGELQQLEQALEQYVAKVEELTNMREDAKVLKQAYDVWQEKQKFEQEKEAAYTKMQEAVRAYENMERRWLSEQAGILALHLHDGESCPVCGSTNHPKKATEQSDAIDEKELNDLRDKKNVAEKLHVQVEEKWNFYRLQYEQVIEEVMKRGYHSDELVETYSALVQKGKQLAAEVNTLKESEETRKQIAVNIKSVEEKVDELQKQKREAETLQHRTEMECMQLRTSYEHDKQNIPDNLQTVQAWKVQFDQAMQQLRLMEDEWKKVQEAYQHWQNENIRIQAEHEGASNQFESAKLKKEETLARFMKELEQRGFIDQLTYKEAKLNDAEMEMLQKEIQSYYSSLEVLAKQIEELHAELKDKKFIDITSLGEHIKELEINLDISKEKRQRAQNAVTYISDLHENIRRIDEQIHEEEKAFQELVDLYEVMKGDNESRISFERYILIEYLEQIVQIANERLRKLSNGQFYLKRSERVEKRNRQSGLGLDVYDAYTGQTRDVKTLSGGEKFNASLCLALGMADVIQAYEGGISIETMFIDEGFGSLDEESLTKAVDALIDLQKSGRFIGVISHVQELKNAMPAVLEVTKQKDGCSQTRFVVK; encoded by the coding sequence ATGAGACCGATTCAGCTAATTATGACAGCATTTGGGCCATATAAACAGACAGAAGTAATCAATTTTGATGATCTTGGAGAGCATCGTATCTTCGCCATTTCTGGAAATACGGGAGCTGGAAAAACAACGATTTTTGATGCGATTTGTTACGTATTATATGGTGAAGCTAGTGGGGAAGAACGTAGTGATACGAGCATGCTTCGAAGTCAGTTTGCTGATGATAATGTTTATACAAGTGTAGAACTAACTTTTCAGTTAAAAGGGAAGCGCTATGAAATAAAACGGCAACTTGGCCATAAAAAACAAGGGAATAAGACGATTACAGGACATGCAGTAGAATTATATGACGTTATGGATGGAGAAAAAATTCCAGCTGTTGATCGTTTTCATGTAACAGATGTAAACAAAAAAGTGGAAGATTTAATTGGGTTAAGTAAACATCAATTTAGTCAAATTGTTATGTTACCACAAGGAGAATTCCGAAAACTATTAACATCTGAGACAGAAAACAAAGAAGAGATTTTACGTCGTATTTTTAAAACAGATCGTTATAAATTAATGCGTGAATTACTTGATCAAAAACGAAAACAATGGAAAGACGTTCTGCAAGAAAAACAAAAAGAGCGAGAGTTACATTTCCGCAATGTATTTAAACTACCAATTCGAGATGGAGCATTATTAGAGACATTAGTGGAACAAGAACATGTAAATACGCATCAAGTAGTAGAGGCGTTAGAGCAAGAAACAACGGCATATAAGACAGAGGTTGCGCAATTACAACTAGAACAAGATGCTCGAACAAAGCAATTAAAAGAAGCTGAAACACGTTTTCATGCAGCAAAATCTGTAAATGAGAAATTTACAGATTTACAACAAAAGAATGAGAGATACAACACTTTACAAGAAAACCGTGCAGTCATTGAAAGGAAAGAAACATCTTTTAGACGTGCGGAACAAGCAAAGCATTTATTACCATTTGAGCAATGGCACGAGGAAGCAATGCAAAATGAACAGAAGGCTGAAAGTTTATTAAAGCAGATTATCGTAAAAAAAGAGAATATAATAACCAGTTTTACACTTGCACAGCAGAAATACGAAGTAGAAAAAAATAAAGAACTTGAACGAGAAGATGCTAAAAAACTTGTTCAAAGATTAGAAGAATTACAATCAATTATTGCATCATTAGCTGAAAAAAAGTTGAATTTACAAAACGCTGAAATTCAACTAGGAAGATTAAAAGAAAGTATGCAAAAGCTCGATCAACTACTAGAAGAGCATACAAATCAAAAACAGAGAATGTCTGGTGAATTACAGCAATTGGAACAAGCACTTGAGCAGTATGTAGCGAAAGTAGAAGAACTAACGAACATGCGAGAAGATGCAAAAGTTTTAAAGCAAGCATATGACGTTTGGCAAGAGAAACAAAAATTCGAGCAAGAAAAAGAAGCAGCATATACTAAGATGCAAGAGGCAGTTCGTGCATATGAAAATATGGAACGCCGCTGGCTAAGCGAACAAGCAGGCATATTAGCACTTCATTTACATGATGGTGAATCTTGTCCAGTTTGTGGTAGTACGAATCATCCGAAAAAAGCGACAGAGCAAAGTGATGCGATTGATGAAAAAGAGTTAAATGATTTAAGAGACAAGAAAAATGTCGCTGAAAAATTACATGTTCAAGTAGAGGAGAAATGGAATTTCTATCGACTACAATATGAACAGGTGATCGAAGAAGTCATGAAACGAGGGTATCACTCAGATGAATTAGTTGAAACGTACAGTGCACTCGTTCAAAAAGGAAAACAATTAGCGGCAGAAGTTAATACGTTAAAAGAAAGCGAAGAAACGCGTAAGCAAATTGCTGTGAATATAAAAAGTGTAGAAGAAAAAGTAGATGAACTTCAAAAACAAAAGCGTGAAGCAGAAACATTGCAGCACCGTACAGAAATGGAGTGCATGCAACTTCGTACGTCATATGAACATGATAAGCAAAATATTCCAGATAACTTACAAACAGTACAAGCTTGGAAAGTACAGTTTGACCAAGCAATGCAACAACTTAGGTTAATGGAAGACGAATGGAAGAAAGTGCAAGAAGCATATCAACATTGGCAAAATGAAAATATACGTATTCAAGCAGAACATGAAGGTGCATCTAATCAATTTGAAAGTGCAAAATTGAAGAAAGAAGAGACTCTCGCGCGCTTTATGAAAGAACTAGAGCAGAGGGGATTTATAGATCAGCTAACGTATAAAGAAGCTAAGTTAAATGATGCTGAGATGGAGATGTTACAAAAAGAAATTCAAAGTTACTATTCATCTCTTGAAGTACTTGCAAAACAAATTGAAGAGTTACATGCTGAATTAAAAGATAAAAAGTTTATAGATATTACATCGTTAGGTGAGCATATAAAAGAATTAGAAATCAATCTCGATATAAGTAAAGAAAAACGACAACGTGCGCAAAACGCTGTAACATATATTTCTGATTTACATGAAAATATTAGACGTATTGATGAACAAATTCATGAGGAAGAAAAAGCTTTCCAAGAACTAGTTGATTTATATGAAGTAATGAAAGGCGATAACGAAAGTCGCATATCATTCGAGCGTTACATCTTAATTGAGTATTTAGAACAAATTGTTCAAATTGCAAACGAACGATTACGAAAATTATCAAATGGGCAATTTTATTTAAAAAGAAGTGAGCGAGTTGAAAAAAGAAACCGTCAAAGTGGATTAGGTTTAGATGTGTACGATGCATACACCGGCCAAACACGTGATGTGAAAACATTATCTGGCGGTGAGAAGTTTAACGCATCGCTTTGCTTGGCGCTTGGAATGGCAGACGTCATTCAAGCGTATGAAGGTGGTATTTCCATTGAAACGATGTTTATCGATGAAGGTTTCGGTTCATTAGATGAGGAATCATTAACGAAAGCAGTAGACGCTTTAATTGACTTACAAAAATCAGGCCGATTTATCGGTGTTATTTCACACGTTCAAGAGTTGAAAAACGCAATGCCAGCTGTATTAGAAGTAACAAAGCAGAAGGATGGGTGTAGTCAGACTCGGTTTGTGGTGAAGTAA
- a CDS encoding ArsR/SmtB family transcription factor has protein sequence MTTYTSEMKKSVVSEEDVDILKIMAHPIRLQIVNELSTRKTCNVTQLTELLNIPQSTVSQHLSKMKGKVLRAERKGLEIYYHINNLKASKIVNVLGYIN, from the coding sequence ATGACAACATATACGAGTGAAATGAAAAAAAGTGTAGTTTCAGAAGAGGATGTAGATATTTTAAAAATTATGGCGCATCCAATCCGATTACAAATTGTAAATGAATTAAGTACTAGAAAAACTTGTAATGTAACACAATTAACAGAATTGTTGAATATTCCACAATCGACTGTTTCGCAACATTTATCAAAAATGAAAGGTAAAGTGTTACGAGCTGAGCGAAAGGGTTTAGAAATTTATTATCACATTAATAATTTAAAAGCGAGTAAGATTGTTAATGTTTTAGGATATATAAACTAA
- a CDS encoding YkvS family protein produces MKANVGDTILFQRNNLKITGSVLKLYTESVLVEITDVSGGTFEFDRTIVNHKNYKILNANT; encoded by the coding sequence ATGAAAGCAAACGTAGGGGATACTATACTTTTTCAACGAAATAATTTAAAGATTACAGGGTCTGTACTAAAACTATATACTGAATCGGTCTTAGTTGAAATTACAGATGTAAGCGGTGGTACTTTTGAATTTGATCGAACGATAGTAAATCATAAAAACTATAAAATTTTAAATGCAAATACATAA
- a CDS encoding L-lactate MFS transporter — protein MKKSTVNPWLVVLGTVIVQMGLGTIYTWSLFNQPLVSKFGWSLNAVAITFSITSLSLAFSTLFASKLQEKWGLRKLIMIAGLALGLGLILSSQASSLILLYVLAGVVVGYADGTAYITSLSNLIKWFPERKGLIAGISVSAYGSGSLIFKYINAQLIESVGVSQAFIYWGLIVTAMIVIGACLIHQAADQGAVHETKTKEYTTKEMLGTKQVYLLFIMLFTSCMSGLYLIGMVKDIGVQLVGLSATTAANAVAMVAIFNTLGRIILGPLSDKIGRLKIVTGTFVAMATSVLVLSFVDLNYGIYFVCVASVAFCFGGNITIFPAIVGDFFGMKNHSKNYGIVYQGFGFGALAGSFIGAILGGFKPTFMVIGVLCVVSFIIAILIQAPNKKKEKEEEYRSVA, from the coding sequence ATGAAAAAATCAACTGTTAATCCATGGCTTGTTGTCCTTGGTACAGTCATAGTACAAATGGGGCTTGGAACGATATATACTTGGAGCTTGTTCAATCAGCCTTTAGTTAGTAAATTTGGTTGGAGTCTGAATGCTGTTGCTATAACTTTCTCGATTACAAGCCTTTCTTTAGCGTTTTCAACATTGTTTGCGAGTAAATTGCAAGAAAAATGGGGACTTCGTAAACTCATTATGATAGCTGGACTAGCATTAGGACTAGGATTAATACTTAGTTCACAAGCTTCCTCATTAATATTGCTTTATGTATTAGCAGGAGTTGTCGTAGGGTATGCAGATGGTACAGCATATATCACTTCACTATCGAATTTAATTAAGTGGTTTCCAGAGCGTAAAGGTTTAATTGCTGGTATATCTGTCTCTGCATATGGTTCAGGTAGCCTAATCTTTAAATACATAAACGCACAGTTGATTGAATCAGTTGGTGTATCACAAGCGTTTATATACTGGGGTTTAATTGTTACAGCTATGATTGTGATTGGCGCTTGTTTAATCCATCAAGCTGCTGATCAAGGGGCAGTTCATGAAACAAAAACGAAGGAATATACAACGAAAGAAATGCTAGGTACAAAACAAGTATACTTATTATTTATTATGTTATTTACATCATGTATGAGTGGCTTATACTTAATTGGCATGGTAAAAGACATCGGTGTTCAACTTGTAGGGCTTAGCGCAACAACAGCAGCTAATGCAGTGGCTATGGTTGCAATCTTCAATACATTAGGTCGTATTATTCTAGGACCGTTATCAGATAAAATCGGCCGTTTAAAAATCGTTACTGGTACTTTTGTTGCTATGGCGACTTCAGTCTTGGTCCTAAGTTTCGTAGATTTAAATTATGGTATCTACTTCGTCTGTGTAGCAAGTGTAGCGTTTTGCTTTGGCGGAAATATCACTATTTTCCCAGCTATTGTTGGTGATTTCTTCGGCATGAAAAATCATAGTAAAAACTACGGAATTGTGTATCAAGGATTCGGGTTTGGAGCGCTTGCAGGTTCCTTTATCGGTGCAATTCTAGGTGGATTTAAACCAACTTTCATGGTGATCGGCGTATTATGTGTCGTGTCATTTATTATCGCAATTTTAATTCAAGCACCTAATAAGAAAAAAGAAAAAGAAGAAGAATATCGCAGTGTAGCGTAA
- the dhbA gene encoding 2,3-dihydro-2,3-dihydroxybenzoate dehydrogenase → MNAGEFDGKTVFVTGAAQGIGSVVAKMFLERGATVIAVDQNEEGLNVLLNHDASYETRMKTFHLDVSDSNAVEEVVNRIENDIAPIDILVNVAGVLRMGAINSLSDEDWHKTFSVNTTGVFYISRSVSKRMMVRKSGAIVTVGSNAANTPRMEMAAYAASKAATTMFMKCLGLELASYNIRCNLVSPGSTETEMQRLLWADENGAKNIIAGSQNTYRLGIPLQKIAQPSEIAEAVLFLASDKASHITMHNLCVDGGATLGV, encoded by the coding sequence ATGAACGCAGGGGAATTTGATGGAAAAACCGTTTTCGTAACAGGTGCAGCGCAAGGTATAGGTAGTGTTGTAGCAAAAATGTTTTTAGAAAGAGGGGCTACAGTTATTGCGGTTGATCAAAATGAAGAAGGGTTAAATGTGTTATTAAATCATGATGCATCATATGAAACGCGTATGAAGACATTTCATTTAGATGTGAGTGATAGCAATGCTGTTGAAGAGGTAGTAAACCGAATTGAAAATGACATAGCGCCTATAGATATATTAGTAAATGTCGCAGGAGTTTTACGAATGGGAGCGATTAACTCTTTAAGTGATGAAGATTGGCATAAAACATTCTCTGTAAATACTACAGGAGTTTTCTATATATCTCGATCGGTAAGTAAACGTATGATGGTAAGAAAATCAGGGGCAATTGTTACAGTTGGCTCAAATGCAGCAAATACTCCGAGAATGGAAATGGCTGCGTATGCTGCATCAAAAGCTGCAACGACAATGTTCATGAAATGTTTAGGATTAGAGCTTGCATCATACAATATTCGCTGCAACTTAGTTTCTCCTGGTTCTACTGAAACTGAAATGCAAAGGTTACTATGGGCTGATGAGAATGGAGCTAAAAATATAATTGCTGGTTCCCAAAATACATACAGACTCGGTATACCATTACAAAAAATTGCACAACCTTCAGAAATTGCTGAAGCAGTATTGTTTTTAGCTTCTGATAAAGCGAGTCATATTACAATGCACAATTTATGTGTCGATGGCGGAGCTACATTAGGAGTTTAA
- the dhbC gene encoding isochorismate synthase DhbC — protein MNELTAVKELSEKLLEDYKTESSFFFASPTRTILTEGEVTTVKHHEIESFPELVQAVLSNAKQSGNPNPIVVGALPFDRRKEVQLIVPEYCRITECLQLETTNEIKPNEKLTFEMTPVPASETYMNGVKQGIEKIQDGDLKKIVLSRSLDVKSSEKIDKQKLLRELAEHNKHGYTFAVNLPKDEKENNKTLIGASPELLVSRSGMQVVSNPLAGSRPRSDDPAEDKRRAEELLSSPKDLHEHAVVVEAVAAALRPYCHTLHVPEKPSVIHSEAMWHLSTEVKGELKNPNTSSLQLAIALHPTPAVCGTPMEAAREAIQKIEPFDREFFTGMLGWSDLNGDGEWIVTIRCAEVQENTLRLYAGAGVVAESKPEDELAETSAKFQTMLKALGLRDNSLNE, from the coding sequence ATGAATGAACTTACAGCCGTAAAGGAACTGTCAGAAAAATTATTAGAAGATTATAAGACTGAATCTTCGTTCTTTTTCGCTTCACCAACTCGAACGATATTGACAGAAGGAGAGGTTACTACAGTAAAACATCATGAAATTGAAAGTTTTCCAGAACTTGTACAAGCGGTATTAAGTAATGCAAAACAATCCGGAAATCCGAATCCTATCGTTGTTGGTGCTTTGCCTTTTGATCGTAGAAAAGAAGTTCAACTTATTGTACCGGAATATTGCAGAATTACTGAGTGTTTACAGTTGGAGACAACAAATGAGATAAAACCAAATGAGAAACTGACATTTGAAATGACACCGGTTCCAGCTTCTGAAACTTATATGAATGGTGTGAAGCAAGGGATTGAAAAAATTCAGGATGGAGATTTAAAGAAAATCGTTCTATCTAGATCGTTAGATGTTAAATCTTCAGAGAAGATTGATAAACAAAAACTACTTCGCGAATTAGCAGAGCATAATAAGCACGGTTATACATTTGCTGTGAATTTACCGAAAGATGAAAAAGAGAACAATAAGACATTAATTGGAGCAAGCCCTGAATTGCTTGTTTCACGTAGTGGTATGCAAGTCGTTTCTAATCCATTAGCTGGTTCAAGACCAAGAAGTGACGATCCAGCTGAAGATAAAAGAAGAGCAGAGGAATTACTCTCTTCACCAAAAGATTTACATGAACATGCGGTAGTAGTTGAAGCGGTTGCTGCTGCGCTTCGTCCGTATTGTCATACATTGCATGTGCCAGAAAAACCATCAGTTATTCATAGTGAAGCAATGTGGCATTTGTCTACCGAAGTGAAAGGTGAACTTAAGAATCCAAATACTTCTTCTTTACAATTAGCAATTGCTCTCCATCCTACGCCAGCAGTTTGCGGAACTCCAATGGAAGCAGCAAGAGAGGCTATTCAAAAAATTGAGCCATTTGACCGTGAATTCTTTACAGGAATGTTAGGGTGGAGCGATCTAAATGGAGATGGCGAATGGATTGTTACAATTCGTTGTGCGGAAGTGCAAGAGAATACACTTCGTTTATATGCAGGAGCTGGAGTTGTTGCTGAGTCAAAACCAGAAGATGAGCTAGCAGAAACATCAGCTAAGTTCCAAACAATGCTGAAGGCTTTAGGGTTAAGAGATAATTCGTTGAATGAATAG
- a CDS encoding (2,3-dihydroxybenzoyl)adenylate synthase, whose product MLTGYTEWPKEFVDRYREEGCWLGETFGRVLRERAEKYGDQIAVVSGNKHITYSELDKKVDRLASGLLNVGIKKEDRVVIQLPNIIEFFEICFALFRIGALPVFALPSHRSSEISYFCEFGEASAYVISDKALGFDYRKLAREVKEKVQTLQHVIVVGEEEEFVNINDLYMDPVSLPEVQPSDVAFLQLSGGTTGLSKLIPRTHDDYIYSLRVSAEICNLNAESVYMAVLPVAHNYPMSSPGTFGTFYAGGKVVLATGGSPDEAFALIEKEKVTITALVPPLAMIWLDAASSRNNDLSSLQVIQVGGAKFSAEVAKRIRPTFGCTLQQVFGMAEGLVNYTRLNDPEEIIIHTQGRPMSTSDEVKVVDENDNDVKPGEVGSLLTRGPYTIRGYYKAEEHNARSFTKDGFYRTGDLVKVNEQGYIIVEGRDKDQINRGGEKVAAEEVENHLLAHDAVHDVAIVSMPDDYLGERTCAFVIARGQVPTVSELKMFLRERGIAAYKIPDRIEFIESFPQTGVGKVSKKELRKVIAEKLITVKQ is encoded by the coding sequence ATGTTAACAGGTTATACGGAATGGCCAAAAGAATTCGTCGATCGTTACCGAGAAGAAGGGTGTTGGCTTGGTGAAACATTTGGCCGAGTGTTAAGAGAGCGTGCTGAAAAATATGGAGATCAGATTGCAGTTGTAAGCGGTAATAAGCATATAACGTATAGTGAACTTGATAAAAAGGTAGATCGCTTAGCTTCAGGTTTACTGAATGTAGGAATAAAGAAAGAAGACCGAGTTGTAATCCAGTTACCTAATATTATAGAGTTTTTCGAAATATGTTTTGCACTATTTCGAATTGGAGCGCTTCCTGTTTTTGCGCTACCTTCACATCGAAGCAGTGAAATTAGTTATTTTTGTGAGTTTGGCGAGGCGAGCGCTTACGTTATTTCAGATAAGGCTCTCGGTTTTGATTATCGAAAACTAGCAAGAGAAGTGAAAGAGAAAGTGCAAACTTTACAACATGTAATTGTAGTGGGAGAAGAAGAAGAGTTTGTGAACATAAATGATCTGTATATGGATCCCGTCTCATTACCAGAAGTTCAGCCAAGTGATGTTGCGTTTCTTCAATTATCAGGAGGGACAACAGGACTTTCTAAATTAATTCCTAGAACACATGATGACTATATTTATAGTTTACGTGTTAGTGCTGAAATTTGTAATTTAAATGCAGAAAGTGTCTATATGGCCGTTCTTCCAGTAGCACACAATTACCCGATGAGTTCTCCAGGAACATTTGGAACTTTCTATGCGGGTGGAAAGGTAGTGTTGGCAACTGGAGGGAGTCCAGACGAGGCATTTGCTCTTATAGAAAAAGAAAAAGTGACGATTACAGCGCTCGTTCCACCATTAGCAATGATTTGGCTTGATGCTGCATCTTCCCGTAATAACGATTTATCGAGCTTGCAAGTGATTCAAGTAGGTGGTGCGAAATTTAGTGCCGAAGTTGCGAAGCGTATTCGTCCTACATTTGGATGTACGTTACAGCAAGTGTTTGGTATGGCAGAAGGGCTAGTAAATTACACAAGATTAAATGATCCGGAAGAAATCATTATTCATACACAAGGTAGACCGATGTCTACATCCGATGAAGTAAAGGTTGTTGATGAAAATGATAACGATGTAAAACCGGGTGAAGTAGGTAGTTTATTAACACGAGGTCCATATACAATTCGTGGTTATTATAAAGCGGAAGAGCATAATGCACGATCATTTACAAAGGATGGATTTTATCGCACAGGTGATCTTGTAAAAGTAAATGAACAAGGTTACATCATTGTAGAAGGAAGAGATAAAGATCAAATTAATCGTGGTGGTGAGAAAGTTGCTGCGGAAGAGGTTGAAAATCATCTATTAGCACATGATGCAGTACATGATGTAGCAATTGTATCTATGCCTGACGATTATTTAGGTGAACGCACCTGTGCTTTTGTTATAGCTCGCGGACAAGTTCCAACTGTAAGTGAATTAAAAATGTTTTTAAGAGAACGTGGTATAGCGGCTTATAAAATTCCAGATCG